The following coding sequences are from one Cygnus olor isolate bCygOlo1 chromosome 2, bCygOlo1.pri.v2, whole genome shotgun sequence window:
- the LOC121066011 gene encoding oocyte zinc finger protein XlCOF26-like: MTDLASPPGGNPFAVPGGEEGFGDEKALVIHSQAEEEEAGKEFKCILCGECFGQQPSLARHQKHHAGERAFICAECGKAFSLKHNLIIHQRIHTGERPYQCGVCQKSFSLKQNLLTHQRIHSGEKPFSCGRCGKRFREQRFLLNHQRTHAEDRPGAATEDQPGAAAAASSRSPRPEPHEEAGGPGAASGPFACARCGKGFSCRSSLATHQRTHTGERPFACPDCGKSFSQKGSLKIHQRTHTGETPFSCAQCGKTFAQKVNLTAHQRSHGAENALTE, translated from the exons ATGACGGACCTGGCCTCGCCCCCGGGCGGGAACCCCTTCGCCGTCCCCGGCGGCGAGGAGGGCTTCGGGGACGAGAAGGCGCTGGTGATCCACAGCcaggcggaggaggaggaggccgggAAGGAGTTCAAGTGCATCCTGTGCGGGGAATGCTTCGGCCAGCAGCCCAGCCTCGCCCGGCACCAGAAGCACCACGCCGGGGAGCGCGCCTTCATCTGCGCCGAGTGCGGCAAGGCCTTCAGCCTCAAGCACAACCTCATCATCCACCAGCGCATCCACACCGGGGAGCGCCCCTACCAGTGCGGCGTCTGCCAGAAGAGCTTCAGCCTCAAGCAGAACCTGCTCACCCACCAGCGCATCCACAGCGGCGAGAAGCCCTTCTCCTGCGGGCGCTGTGGGAAGCGCTTCCGTGAGCAGCGCTTCCTCCTCAACCACCAGCGCACCCACGCCGAGGACCGGCCCGGTGCGGCCACCGAGGACCAGCCCggcgcagccgccgccgccagcagTCGCTCGCCACGGCCGGAGCCGCATGAGGAggccggcggccccggggcagcGAGCGGCCCCTTCGCCTGCGCCCGGTGCGGGAAGGGCTTCAGCTGCCGGAGCAGCTTGGCCACGCACCAGCGCACCCACACCGGCGAGCGGCCCTTTGCCTGCCCCGACTGCGGCAAGAGCTTCAGCCAGAAGGGCTCCCTGAAGATCCACCAGCGCACCCACACGGGCGAGACCCCCTTCTCCTGCGCCCAGTGTGGCAAGACCTTCGCCCAGAAGGTCAACCTCACCGCGCACCAGCGGAGCCACGGGGCAGAGAACGCCCTCAC GGAATGA